The DNA region TCGGAGATCCTGCAGGTCAGCGAGGCGAGCGAGTTCAACGAGGACCTGTCCTATTCGAAGATGGGCAAGGATATCTCGTGCAATCTCGGCTCGCTGAACATCGCGGCCGCCATGGACAGCCCCGACTTCGGCCAGACGATCGCCACCTCGATCCGCGCGCTGACGGCGGTCTCCGAGATGAGCCACATCTCCTCGGTCCCCTCGATCGAGAAGGGCAACGACGACAGCCACGCCATCGGCCTCGGCCAGATGAACCTGCACGGCTATCTCGCCCGCGAGCGCATCTATTACGGCTCGGAAGAAGGCGTCGACTTCACCAATATCTACTTCTACACGGTGACCTACCACGCCATCCGCGCGTCGAACCGGATCGCGGTGGAGAAGGGTGAGAGCTTCAAGGGCTTCGAGAACTCGAAGTATGCCTCCGGCGAATATTTCGACAAATATACCGAGGCCGAATGGCTGCCGGCGACGGAGAAGGTGAAGGGTCTCTTCGAGGAGGCCGGCATTCCTATCCCGACGCAGGAAGACTGGCTGGCGCTGAAGGCCGAGGTGATGAAGGGGGGGCTCTACAACCAGAACCTCCAGGCGGTTCCGCCGACGGGCTCGATCTCCTACATCAACCACTCGACCTCCTCGATCCATCCGATCGTCTCGAAGATCGAGATCCGCAAGGAAGGCAAGATCGGCCGCGTCTACTATCCGGCGGCGTTCATGACGAACGACAACCTGGACTACTACCAGGATGCCTACGAGATCGGCCCGGAGAAGATCATCGACACCTATGCGGCGGCCACGCAGCATGTCGACCAGGGTCTTTCGCTGACGCTGTTCTTCCGCGACACGGCGACGACGCGCGACATCAACCGGGCGCAGATCTATGCCTGGAAGAAGGGCATCAAGACGATCTACTATATCCGCCTGCGCCAGATGGCGCTGTCCGGCACGGAAGTGCAGGGCTGCGTTTCGTGCGCCCTGTGACCTGACCTTCTGGTGAGACCATGAACAGCCATGTGAAGACGAAGACCGCGAAGGCGGCGAGCGCGGTGCGCGCGATCAACTGGAACCGTGTCGAGGACGACAAGGACCTGGAAGTGTGGAACCGCCTGACGGGGAACTTCTGGCTTCCGGAGAAGGTGCCGCTGTCGAACGACATCCCGTCCTGGGCGACGCTGAAGCCGCAGGAACAGCAGTTGACGATCCGTGTGTTCACGGGCCTGACGCTGCTGGACACGATCCAGAACGGGGTCGGCTCGGTGAAGCTGATGGAAGACAGCGTGACGCCGCATGAGGAGGCGGTGCTGTCGAACGTCTCGTTCATGGAGGCGGTGCATGCGCGGTCCTATTCGTCGATCTTCTCGACGCTGTGCCTGACGCCGGACGTGGACGACGCCTATCGCTGGTCGGAGGAGAACGAGTTCCTGCAGAGGAAGTCGGCGCTGATCATGGAGCAATACGCCTCGGGCGACCCCTTGAAGAAGAAGGTGGCGTCGGTCTTCCTGGAAAGCTTCCTGTTCTATTCCGGCTTCTATCTGCCGATGTACTGGTCGAGCCGGGCGAAGCTGACGAACACGGCCGACCTCATCCGCCTGATCATCCGCGACGAGGCGGTGCATGGCTATTATATCGGCTACAAGTTCCAGCGTGGCCTCGAGCGTCTGTCGGAAGAACGCCGCCAGGAGATCAAGGATTTCGCCTTCGACCTGCTTCTGGAGCTTTACGACAACGAGGCGAAATATACCGAGGAGCTCTACGACGGGGTGGGCCTCACCGAGGACGTGAAGAAGTTCCTGCATTACAACGCCAACAAGGCGCTGATGAACCTCGGCTACGAGGCGCTGTTCCCGCCCGAGGCGTGCAAGGTCAACCCCGCCATCCTGTCGGCCCTCTCGCCCAATGCCGACGAGAACCACGACTTCTTCTCAGGCTCAGGATCCTCATACGTCATCGGCAAAGCCGTCGCCACAGAAGACGACGATTGGGACTTTTGAGGGCAGGCCGGGGTGCGCCATCGCTCCCCGGCTCTCCCGTCCATGCCGTAAAAGCGCAAGCAGCCGTCGCGCCTGCGTTGACAGGCCGGAAACACGGCTGATAGATATCGATGTCACCTTGGGAATCCAGTGAAATTCTGGAGCGGTCGCGCCACTGTATTCGCACTTTGCGAAAGCCAGACCTCGGGTGCCATTACACAGATCTCGTAACGAACGCGCATTCTAAGAGGAAACCATGTCTGACATCACTTTGAATCACGGCGTCGCCGTCACGCCGATTCCGGCCGCTCAACTCTTTCCCTGGGCGCTTTTCGGCGGCCTGCTGATGCTGCTGGCGCTTTACTTCGTCAGCACGGAAGAGGGCGCCGCCCAGCTTCTGTCCGGCCTGGAAGTTCACGAATTCGTGCACGACGGCCGTCACCTGCTCGGCTTCCCCTGCCACTAAGGGGACGGACATGTCTGGTCATCTTTTGCTGCGGGGCATGCTGGCAGGCCTCATCGCAGGGCTTGTGGCATTCGGCTTCGCCCGTGTCTATGGCGAACCCCAGGTCGAACGGGCCATCGCCTTCGAGGAGCTGATGGCGGCGGCGGAAGCGCCGGCCGCGGGCGCCATCGAGGAGCCGGAGGCCGTGAGCCGCGAGACGCAGGCGGGCATCGGTCTTCTGACCGGCGTTCTCGCCTATGGCGTCGCCATGGGCGGCATCTTCTCGCTCGTCTTTGCCGGCCTCTACGGCCGTGTCGGGAGCCTTAGTCCGCGTGCGCTCGCCCTCGTGCTCGGCGCGGCCGCCTTCGTGGCGCTCGTCGCGGTTCCCGACCTGAAATACCCGCCGAACCCGCCGGCCGTCGGCGATCCCGAGACGATCGGCGCGCGCACAGGCCTGTTCTTCGTGGTGCTGGCCGCCTCGATCTTCGCCCTGGCGCTGGCGGTTGCCTTCGCCCGGCGTCTGGCCGAGCAGCTCGGCCGCTGGAACGGCGCTATCGTCGCCGGTCTTGCCTATGTCGTGTTCCTGGCGATCGTTTTCCGCCTGCTTCCGGCGATCAACGAAGTGCCGGAAAACTTCCCGGCAACGGCGCTCTACGATTTCCGTCTGGCGACGGTCGGCCTGCAGTTGACGCTGTGGACGGTTCTCTCGCTGGTCTTCGGCTATCTCGCCGAAAAGAGCCTCGTGCGGTCGGGCAATTATCGCACGGCTCGCGCCGGCGTCTGACGCGACGATCCGGAATGCCGCGGCCGCGCGGCATTCCCTTTCCCGCAGGAGAACCGCGTTGCGCTTGCTCTTTCTCCTCGTCGGCCTCGCGCTGATGGCCGGGCAGGCCGAGGCGCACGGCCGTCGGGCCTCCTCCGCCAATGCCACGGGCCTTGCCATTCCCAGCATGTCGCACGGCGCTTTGCTGGTGCTGGACGATCACTACGCCGCGATCCTGCGCCTTGCCGACCGCGCGAAGGAATCCGATCCGGTCTTCCGCAAGCTCCGCAACCACGCCCGTATCCAGAACTATTACTGTCTCTGGGGCTTTGCCCCGCGTGCGATCGAGGACGAGGCAAGCCCGTTCAACGAGTGTTCGCACGCCTATCTCTCCGCCGCCCGGATGCTGCTGCTGCACATGCGGGACATGCCGAGCATCAGCGCCGAGGCGAATGACATGGTCTCCGTCATCGACGCCGAGATGGTGCGGCGCGGCAGCGCGCTCATCCAGTGCGAATATTCGGCGGACCCCTTCTATACCGGCGATTTCCTTACGCCCCATTGGGAAAAGCTCGTGGAGCATCGCCCGAGCCTGATCGCGGCGCTTTCGCCGCTCGTCCTCGTGCTCGGTTTTGCATTTCTGCGCCGCCGGCTCCCGTTACGGCAAGATGTGTGACGGCCTCTCATTCTCTCGATGTCGGGGGCATGGGATCGCGCCGGCGCGGCGCTGAAACAGTTTCATGGAAATCCCGATTGCCGGGGTGTCGTCCACGATGCAGGAATTGTCGCTTCCGGCGTCGAAGATGGGTAGAAATGCGCGCGTCTATGCACTAGGCAGGAAAGTGGAGGAGCGCCGTCTTGCGGTGTTCGGTTTGTGTTGAGGCGCTGCGCGATGCCGCAACGCCGATGGAAGTGGGGGCATATCTGGAATGAATGCGAAGATTGGAGCTCTCAGGGAGAGAGCGACGGGGGAAGCGCGTGTCGCGATGACGCCGGAAAGCGCGGGCCAGCTTGCCAAGCTCGGCTATGGCTGCGTTGTCGAGGCGGGCGCGGGGCTCGGCGCCGGCATATCGGACGACGCCTACCGCGCGGCCGGCGTGACGGTGGTCGAGGATGCGGCGGCGCTGGCCGCGGCGTCGGACGTCGTCGTCAAGGTGCGCCCGCCGACGACGGGCGAAATCGATCTCCTGTCTCCGGGCAAGACGCTGATCTCCTTCTTCTATCCCGGCCAGAATGGCGAACTGCTGGAGCAGGCCCGCGCCAAGGGCGCCAATGTCATCGCCATGGATATGGTGCCGCGCATCTCGCGCGCGCAGAAGATGGACGCCCTGTCCTCCATGGCTAATATCGCCGGCTACCGTGCGGTGATCGAGGCCGGCAACAATTTCGGCCGCTTCTTCACCGGGCAGATCACCGCCGCCGGCAAGGTGCCGCCGGCCAAGGTGCTGGTCATCGGCGCGGGCGTCGCGGGCCTTGCGGCCATCGGCGTCGCCGTCTCGCTCGGCGCGCAGACCTATGCCTTCGACGTGCGGCCGGAAGTGGCCGAGCAGATCGAATCGATGGGCGCGGAATTCGTCTATCTCGACTTTGACGGCGGCGTGCAGGACGGCGCGGCGACGGGCGGCTATGCCGCCCCGTCCTCGCCGGAGTTCCGCGAGAAGCAGCTTGCCAAGTTCCGCGAGCTTGCCCCGCAGGTGGACATCGTCATCACCACGGCGCTGATCCCCGGCCGTGACGCGCCGAAGCTGTGGCTTGCCGACATGGTGGCCGCGATGAAGCCCGGCTCGGTTGTCGTCGACCTTGCCGCCGAACGCGGCGGCAACTGCGACCTGACGGTCGCCGACCAGAAGGTCGTGTCCGACAACGGCGTCACCGTCATCGGCTATACGGACTTCCCGAGCCGCATGGCCGCCCAGTCCTCGGCGCTCTATTCGACCAATATCCGCCACATGCTGACGGACCTGACGCCCGGCAAGGACGGCAAGGTGGTCCACAACATGGAGGACGACGTGATCCGCGGGGCGACGGTCGCCTTCGAGGGCGCGATCACCTATCCGCCGCCGCCGCCGAGGATCGCGGCCATCGCCGTGCAAAAGCCGAAGGAAAAGGTGAAGGAGCCGACGCCGGAGGAAAAGCGCGCTGCGGAAACCGCGGCCTTCAAGGCCGAGACGAAGAGCCAGCTCACGCTGCTCGCCGTCGGCACGGCGCTGCTCCTGATCGTCGGGGCCTATACGCCCTCCGCCTTCATGAGCCACTTCATCGTCTTCGTGCTTGCCTGCTTCGTCGGCTTCCAGGTCATCTGGAATGTCTCGCACTCGCTGCACACGCCGCTGATGGCCGTCACCAACGCCGTTTCGGGCATTGTCATCCTCGGCGCGCTGTTGCAGATCGGTTCCGGCAACTGGCTGGTGGTGCTGCTTTCGGCGCTCTCCGTCCTGATCGCCACGATCAACATCGTCGGCGGTTTCCTCGTCACCCGGCGCATGCTCGCCATGTTCCAGAAGTCGTGATCGGGGGAAGCTGACATGACCATCGGTATCGTTTCGGCCGCCTATATCGCGGCGGCAGTTCTCTTCATCCTCTCGCTCGGCGGTCTTTCCGGGCAGGAAAGCGCCAAGCGCGCCGTCTGGTACGGCATCGTCGGCATGGGCCTTGCGGTCGTCGCCACGGTCTTCGGGCCGGGCGTCGGCAACTGGTTCGTCATCGTGCTTATGATCGCCGGCGGCGCGGTGCTCGGCCATTACGTCGCCTCGCGCGTGCAGATGACCGAGATGCCGCAGCTCGTTGCGGCGCTTCACTCCTTCGTCGGCCTCGCCGCCGTCTTCATCGGCTTCAACGCCCATATCGAAGCGGCGAATGTCGCCGGCCTCGATGAGGCCGCCCGCTCGGGGCTGACCGGCTTTGCCGCGATCCTCGCCCACAAGGAGCCGGTGGAGCTCACGATCATGAAGGTCGAGGTCTTCCTCGGCGTCTTCATCGGCGCGGTCACCTTCACCGGCTCGATCATCGCTTTCGGCAAGCTGGCCGGCAAGGTGGACGGGAAGGCGAAGAAGCTGCCCGGCGGGCACCTGCTC from Shinella zoogloeoides includes:
- the nrdF gene encoding class 1b ribonucleoside-diphosphate reductase subunit beta; its protein translation is MNSHVKTKTAKAASAVRAINWNRVEDDKDLEVWNRLTGNFWLPEKVPLSNDIPSWATLKPQEQQLTIRVFTGLTLLDTIQNGVGSVKLMEDSVTPHEEAVLSNVSFMEAVHARSYSSIFSTLCLTPDVDDAYRWSEENEFLQRKSALIMEQYASGDPLKKKVASVFLESFLFYSGFYLPMYWSSRAKLTNTADLIRLIIRDEAVHGYYIGYKFQRGLERLSEERRQEIKDFAFDLLLELYDNEAKYTEELYDGVGLTEDVKKFLHYNANKALMNLGYEALFPPEACKVNPAILSALSPNADENHDFFSGSGSSYVIGKAVATEDDDWDF
- a CDS encoding CbtB domain-containing protein, with translation MSDITLNHGVAVTPIPAAQLFPWALFGGLLMLLALYFVSTEEGAAQLLSGLEVHEFVHDGRHLLGFPCH
- a CDS encoding CbtA family protein yields the protein MSGHLLLRGMLAGLIAGLVAFGFARVYGEPQVERAIAFEELMAAAEAPAAGAIEEPEAVSRETQAGIGLLTGVLAYGVAMGGIFSLVFAGLYGRVGSLSPRALALVLGAAAFVALVAVPDLKYPPNPPAVGDPETIGARTGLFFVVLAASIFALALAVAFARRLAEQLGRWNGAIVAGLAYVVFLAIVFRLLPAINEVPENFPATALYDFRLATVGLQLTLWTVLSLVFGYLAEKSLVRSGNYRTARAGV
- a CDS encoding Re/Si-specific NAD(P)(+) transhydrogenase subunit alpha, which gives rise to MNAKIGALRERATGEARVAMTPESAGQLAKLGYGCVVEAGAGLGAGISDDAYRAAGVTVVEDAAALAAASDVVVKVRPPTTGEIDLLSPGKTLISFFYPGQNGELLEQARAKGANVIAMDMVPRISRAQKMDALSSMANIAGYRAVIEAGNNFGRFFTGQITAAGKVPPAKVLVIGAGVAGLAAIGVAVSLGAQTYAFDVRPEVAEQIESMGAEFVYLDFDGGVQDGAATGGYAAPSSPEFREKQLAKFRELAPQVDIVITTALIPGRDAPKLWLADMVAAMKPGSVVVDLAAERGGNCDLTVADQKVVSDNGVTVIGYTDFPSRMAAQSSALYSTNIRHMLTDLTPGKDGKVVHNMEDDVIRGATVAFEGAITYPPPPPRIAAIAVQKPKEKVKEPTPEEKRAAETAAFKAETKSQLTLLAVGTALLLIVGAYTPSAFMSHFIVFVLACFVGFQVIWNVSHSLHTPLMAVTNAVSGIVILGALLQIGSGNWLVVLLSALSVLIATINIVGGFLVTRRMLAMFQKS